Proteins encoded together in one Planctomyces sp. SH-PL14 window:
- a CDS encoding ribosome-binding factor A, with the protein MSVSAGLSGPAPVAHDRRTLQMCGEVRRTLDLVLSGECDDDVLRGIYVQSVVPAPDAAHLLVTVTPLDPRDDTPPQTILKHLQVFAGRLRTSVAEAINRRRAPDLMFNFAGPPGAS; encoded by the coding sequence ATGTCCGTTTCCGCTGGTCTTTCGGGGCCGGCGCCGGTCGCGCACGACCGCCGCACGCTCCAGATGTGCGGCGAGGTGCGGCGGACGCTCGACCTGGTCCTATCGGGCGAGTGTGATGACGATGTGCTGCGCGGGATTTATGTGCAGAGCGTGGTGCCGGCACCGGATGCGGCGCACCTGCTGGTGACGGTGACGCCGCTGGATCCGCGGGACGATACGCCGCCGCAGACGATCTTGAAGCATCTGCAGGTGTTTGCGGGGCGGTTGCGGACGTCGGTGGCGGAGGCGATCAATCGACGTCGGGCGCCGGATCTGATGTTCAACTTCGCAGGCCCGCCCGGGGCGTCGTAG
- a CDS encoding carbonic anhydrase — MAIPKLLAGVRQFQGQVFASQRDLFQKLAEGQSPDTLFITCSDSRIDPNLITQTDPGDLFVLRNAGNIIPAYTPHGGGEIATIEFAVTGLNVTHIIVCGHSHCGAMKGLLDPASLEEMPSVAEFLRHSDATRRILQAKYKKGSKAGRLEIAVQENVLTQLENLQTHPAVAAGIAMGTLTLHAWVYEFETGSVYGYDSTAAQFVPLGDVKTSLAKTSARAVDVRSGEAMG, encoded by the coding sequence ATGGCGATCCCGAAACTGCTGGCCGGCGTCCGTCAGTTCCAGGGGCAGGTCTTTGCCTCGCAGCGCGACCTCTTCCAGAAGCTGGCGGAGGGGCAGAGTCCGGACACGCTGTTCATCACGTGCTCCGACTCGCGGATCGACCCCAATCTGATCACTCAGACGGATCCGGGGGACCTGTTCGTCCTCCGCAATGCGGGGAACATCATTCCGGCGTACACGCCCCATGGCGGGGGTGAGATTGCGACGATTGAGTTTGCGGTGACCGGGCTCAACGTTACGCACATCATTGTTTGCGGGCATTCGCACTGCGGGGCGATGAAGGGGCTTCTTGATCCGGCGTCGCTGGAGGAGATGCCTTCGGTTGCTGAGTTCCTGCGGCATTCCGATGCGACGCGGCGGATTCTTCAGGCGAAGTACAAGAAGGGGAGCAAGGCGGGCCGGTTGGAGATTGCGGTGCAGGAGAATGTCCTGACGCAGCTTGAGAACCTGCAGACGCATCCGGCGGTCGCGGCGGGGATTGCGATGGGGACGCTGACGCTGCATGCGTGGGTGTATGAGTTTGAGACCGGGAGCGTGTACGGGTACGACTCGACTGCGGCCCAGTTCGTTCCGCTTGGGGATGTCAAGACGAGCCTTGCGAAGACGAGTGCGCGGGCGGTCGATGTCCGGTCTGGTGAGGCGATGGGGTGA
- a CDS encoding redoxin domain-containing protein, producing the protein MLRWILGLALCCSSPLAAAELAMREVTLQDYRGKTVSLADYPDAKGYVIAFLGTECPLAKLYGPRLQKIADDFRDRGIVVIGVNSNQQDSNTEIGAYVRHHAISFPMAKDAGNKVADLLQAERTPEVFLLDANRQVRYRGRVDDQYVVGIQREKADREDLRMAIEDLLAGRPVQVSRTQALGCLIGRIRKPDENSPVTYSNQIARIFQKRCEECHRSGEIAPFTLQSYDDAVGWGEMIAEVVDNRRMPPWTADAPHGVFSNDRSLPDDERQQILTWVKHGCPQGDPKELPAPVAFIDGWQLSKAPEAVFAMRDKPFAVPADAGPEGVRYQNFWVDPKFAEDKWIREIEVQPGNRAVVHHIIVYVHPGGRDGKEQFLSAYVPGLRSWPIKDGIAKKIPAGSHFRFQVHYTPIGTPQEDTSRVGMNFADPKTITHQIITTEVANPRFELKPNTDNQVVTAKSKSSPVPLQLVSMSPHMHLRGKAFKYDLQFPDGTSKTLLNVPRYDFNWQGPYILAEPLDVPAGATLHCTAVFDNSDKNLANPNPSETVRWGDQSWEEMMIGYFDIIVPVGAAEAGESKPLSTAAIGALKPDVVMRAVDTDKDGFIGREEVKGNPLLNKNFDKIDRDGDGKLSLEEITAALDKVKKR; encoded by the coding sequence ATGTTGCGATGGATTCTCGGTCTGGCTCTCTGTTGCTCTTCTCCGCTCGCCGCGGCGGAACTCGCCATGCGGGAGGTCACGCTCCAGGACTATCGGGGGAAAACGGTGTCCCTCGCCGACTATCCGGACGCCAAGGGGTACGTGATCGCCTTCCTGGGGACCGAATGTCCTCTCGCCAAGCTATACGGCCCGCGGCTCCAGAAGATTGCCGATGACTTCCGCGACCGGGGGATCGTCGTCATCGGGGTGAATTCGAACCAGCAGGACTCCAACACCGAGATCGGTGCGTACGTCCGGCACCACGCAATTTCCTTCCCGATGGCCAAGGACGCCGGGAACAAGGTGGCCGACCTCCTGCAGGCGGAGCGGACCCCTGAAGTGTTCCTCCTCGATGCCAACCGCCAGGTCCGGTATCGCGGGCGGGTCGACGACCAGTACGTCGTCGGGATTCAGCGGGAGAAGGCGGACCGGGAAGACCTCCGGATGGCGATCGAGGACCTCCTCGCGGGACGGCCGGTTCAGGTTTCGCGGACCCAGGCGCTCGGCTGTCTGATCGGTCGCATCCGGAAGCCGGACGAGAATTCCCCGGTGACCTATTCGAACCAGATTGCCCGGATCTTCCAGAAGCGGTGCGAAGAGTGTCACCGGTCGGGGGAGATCGCTCCGTTCACCCTTCAGTCCTACGACGACGCGGTCGGGTGGGGAGAGATGATCGCCGAGGTGGTCGACAACCGCCGCATGCCCCCGTGGACCGCCGACGCTCCGCATGGCGTTTTCTCAAACGACCGCAGTCTCCCGGACGACGAGCGGCAGCAGATCCTGACCTGGGTGAAGCACGGTTGCCCGCAGGGGGACCCCAAGGAGCTTCCCGCGCCGGTCGCCTTTATCGATGGCTGGCAGCTCTCGAAGGCGCCCGAAGCGGTCTTTGCGATGCGCGACAAGCCGTTCGCGGTCCCGGCCGACGCCGGTCCGGAAGGGGTCCGCTACCAGAACTTCTGGGTCGATCCGAAGTTTGCCGAGGACAAGTGGATTCGCGAGATCGAAGTCCAGCCGGGCAACCGGGCGGTGGTGCATCACATCATCGTCTATGTTCATCCGGGCGGACGGGACGGCAAGGAGCAGTTCCTGTCGGCCTATGTTCCGGGGCTGCGGTCGTGGCCGATCAAGGATGGGATTGCGAAGAAGATTCCGGCCGGGTCGCACTTCCGGTTTCAGGTTCACTACACGCCGATCGGCACTCCGCAGGAGGACACGAGCCGGGTGGGGATGAACTTTGCGGATCCGAAGACGATCACGCATCAGATCATCACGACGGAAGTGGCGAATCCGCGGTTCGAGCTGAAGCCGAATACCGACAACCAGGTGGTGACGGCCAAGAGCAAGAGCTCGCCGGTGCCGCTGCAGCTGGTTTCGATGTCGCCGCACATGCACCTTCGCGGGAAGGCGTTCAAGTACGACCTGCAGTTTCCGGACGGGACGTCGAAGACCTTGCTGAATGTTCCGCGGTATGACTTCAACTGGCAGGGGCCTTACATCCTGGCGGAGCCGCTGGATGTTCCGGCCGGGGCGACGCTGCACTGCACGGCGGTGTTTGATAACTCGGACAAGAACCTGGCCAATCCGAATCCGAGCGAGACGGTGCGGTGGGGGGATCAGTCGTGGGAAGAGATGATGATCGGATACTTCGACATCATTGTTCCGGTCGGCGCGGCGGAGGCTGGTGAGAGTAAGCCGCTTTCGACGGCGGCGATTGGCGCGCTCAAGCCGGATGTGGTGATGCGGGCTGTGGACACGGACAAGGATGGGTTTATCGGGCGGGAGGAAGTGAAGGGGAACCCGCTGTTGAACAAGAACTTCGACAAGATCGATCGAGACGGCGACGGGAAGTTGTCGCTGGAGGAGATCACGGCGGCGCTGGACAAGGTGAAGAAGCGCTAA